In one window of Hugenholtzia roseola DSM 9546 DNA:
- a CDS encoding T9SS type A sorting domain-containing protein has translation MSYKSTSQRGTLFPTSIRTLILCLFFMGMGQVLSAQTRFVDDAIGSNAANDCSNAGTPCATISHAILQANNGDQIEVSTGTYNENLLVNKSLTFYSVTGSVTIIGSNIAPGTVTIQASNVTFGLPTGGGFIFQGYDNPDPGVERAAVYVQGAQSNLTIQNCTIQADGEAAFLTEFANAVTNLTLRNNTFSGKTFVGATPADCNFTNQFTTFNVPRQLVTIPTGSNITFIGNVLVGETGGDNPACTPAGRGQGNTGVTIDANNVLIQNNLFAVTTRGFATQLRARGTNVSVSCNRFENTGMGIATGHIFFGNATQFANAMTGATPNTLAGVASENSFEDGAYFTTSTGIAANAAQVAAIPQTPIAVNTTPFAANITYSGTIFNEAAADDGSIGNTLTLTAVCPIFAGNAGTNFVGAGWATVSNLPAGLTAQIIKVNDNTLTFSLVGNANPHTAAANVNNLTVVFNNAAFSGGITAATVTGASRTDLQVLFTGTPPAGGGGGGGTASCPAPTNLVATPQSSSSILLTWENQPSVLSHNIYRNNTLIANVDAPNGSFLDSGLVASQQYLYRVEPLCSVQSNVTTASVRGQTLPAPIFIEGVREVCGSGRVLLRVSGKTNWQGVYRWYETQTATTPIFESADGTFETPILTESRTYYVSIFELGLEGIRQPIVALVNPSYTAQILNPVDSTNTLYVCGNAVVLNGEPQAGASYAWRLNGFIFGGANAPDFEARSNGLYEFLVIKGNCVVASTPIRVRLNFAPAASILTENNRTVFCNSTILTAAAPAENSNPLSYAWFLEGQPIGTGASIEATLSGTYSLEITDQVLGCVGRTERRITIIRLPESLTTVASALEFCEGERVQLGVNEIEGARYAWFYEGRRLPFNTPQIEVTEGGTYLVTVQVSGSPCVVASDPIELLRYNAPRLRILQQGNELVAGITPNPLNGQVESWSWEVLDRELAEFIPVSGSQNVERLTPAFNATYRLKVLYGEGCEAFSNGRTFVAITTSTDEVAQLGLRLFPNPTQEKIAIQGNLKEWAATSAVEVRLYDAQGKCVWAVERQIEGDNLSLDLPALPVGLYNLILQTPHQQAHKTLSFKFVKE, from the coding sequence ATGTCTTACAAATCTACCTCCCAAAGAGGAACACTCTTTCCAACAAGCATTCGTACTCTGATTTTATGCCTATTCTTTATGGGAATGGGACAGGTGCTTTCTGCGCAAACGCGCTTCGTCGACGATGCAATAGGCTCAAATGCCGCCAACGACTGCTCGAATGCAGGCACGCCTTGTGCTACAATTTCACATGCTATTTTGCAGGCAAACAATGGCGACCAGATAGAAGTATCGACAGGTACTTACAATGAAAACCTATTGGTCAATAAAAGCCTAACCTTCTATTCGGTAACTGGTAGTGTTACTATCATTGGCTCGAACATAGCCCCAGGTACAGTAACGATTCAAGCCAGCAATGTTACTTTTGGTCTGCCCACAGGCGGCGGTTTTATCTTTCAGGGCTATGACAACCCTGACCCGGGGGTAGAAAGGGCAGCCGTTTATGTGCAGGGCGCACAGAGCAATCTGACGATTCAAAATTGCACCATACAAGCCGATGGCGAAGCGGCTTTCCTAACCGAATTTGCCAATGCCGTTACAAATCTTACCCTTCGCAACAATACCTTTTCGGGCAAAACCTTTGTAGGCGCAACTCCTGCCGATTGTAACTTTACCAATCAATTCACAACCTTCAACGTGCCGCGCCAGTTGGTTACGATTCCTACGGGCAGCAACATTACTTTTATAGGAAATGTTTTAGTAGGCGAAACAGGGGGCGACAATCCTGCTTGTACCCCCGCAGGGCGTGGGCAGGGCAATACAGGCGTAACGATTGATGCCAATAATGTCCTGATTCAAAACAATCTCTTTGCTGTTACGACACGTGGTTTTGCAACCCAACTTCGCGCTCGTGGTACAAACGTGAGTGTTAGTTGCAACCGCTTTGAAAACACAGGCATGGGTATTGCGACAGGTCATATCTTCTTTGGCAACGCGACTCAATTTGCCAACGCCATGACAGGCGCGACTCCCAACACGCTTGCAGGTGTGGCTTCTGAAAACTCTTTTGAAGATGGCGCATATTTTACTACCAGCACAGGCATTGCTGCCAATGCTGCCCAAGTTGCGGCGATTCCACAAACGCCGATTGCGGTCAATACTACGCCTTTTGCCGCTAACATTACTTACAGTGGCACGATTTTCAACGAAGCCGCCGCCGATGATGGTTCTATTGGCAATACGCTTACCCTAACGGCTGTTTGCCCTATCTTTGCAGGAAATGCAGGTACAAATTTTGTCGGAGCGGGTTGGGCGACGGTTTCAAACCTCCCTGCGGGCTTGACGGCTCAAATCATAAAGGTAAATGACAATACGCTTACTTTTTCTTTGGTAGGAAATGCAAATCCACACACTGCCGCCGCTAATGTCAATAATTTGACGGTGGTTTTCAATAATGCAGCCTTTTCTGGTGGCATTACGGCAGCAACCGTAACGGGTGCTTCGCGTACCGATTTGCAGGTCTTATTTACAGGCACGCCGCCCGCAGGTGGTGGCGGTGGTGGCGGCACTGCTTCCTGCCCTGCCCCAACGAATCTTGTTGCAACGCCACAAAGCAGTAGCAGCATTTTACTTACTTGGGAAAATCAGCCTTCGGTGCTTTCGCATAACATTTATAGAAACAATACGCTTATCGCAAATGTAGATGCGCCCAATGGTAGCTTTTTAGATTCAGGATTAGTAGCCAGTCAGCAGTATTTATATAGAGTAGAGCCACTTTGTAGTGTCCAGAGCAATGTAACGACGGCTTCGGTACGTGGTCAGACCCTACCTGCGCCAATTTTCATCGAGGGCGTGCGCGAGGTCTGTGGCAGTGGGCGTGTGCTTTTGCGTGTATCGGGCAAAACAAATTGGCAGGGCGTTTATCGTTGGTATGAAACGCAAACCGCTACTACGCCTATTTTTGAAAGTGCAGATGGCACTTTCGAAACGCCTATTCTAACAGAAAGCCGCACTTATTACGTAAGTATTTTCGAATTGGGGCTGGAAGGTATCCGTCAGCCGATTGTGGCTTTGGTTAATCCAAGCTATACGGCTCAAATTTTAAACCCTGTGGATTCTACCAATACCCTCTATGTTTGTGGCAATGCAGTGGTCTTGAATGGCGAACCGCAGGCAGGAGCAAGTTATGCTTGGCGTTTGAATGGCTTTATCTTTGGTGGAGCAAACGCGCCTGATTTCGAGGCAAGAAGCAATGGTCTTTACGAGTTTTTGGTCATAAAAGGAAATTGTGTAGTGGCTTCTACGCCTATTCGCGTGCGTTTGAATTTCGCGCCTGCTGCCTCTATCCTAACCGAAAACAATAGAACCGTTTTTTGTAATTCCACTATCCTAACGGCGGCAGCTCCTGCTGAAAATAGCAATCCGCTCTCTTACGCTTGGTTTTTGGAAGGACAACCCATTGGCACAGGGGCGAGCATTGAAGCGACTCTTTCGGGTACATATTCCTTAGAAATTACCGACCAAGTGTTGGGTTGTGTAGGAAGAACAGAACGCCGCATTACCATTATCAGGCTGCCTGAAAGTTTGACTACCGTTGCTTCTGCGTTGGAATTTTGTGAGGGCGAGCGTGTGCAGCTTGGGGTCAATGAAATAGAGGGAGCGCGTTATGCCTGGTTTTACGAAGGCAGACGCTTGCCTTTCAATACGCCTCAAATTGAGGTAACGGAAGGCGGCACTTATTTGGTGACGGTACAAGTTTCGGGTTCGCCTTGTGTGGTTGCTTCCGACCCCATCGAGCTACTGCGCTACAATGCACCGCGCTTGCGCATCTTACAGCAAGGCAATGAATTGGTAGCAGGCATCACGCCTAACCCTTTAAACGGTCAGGTAGAAAGTTGGTCTTGGGAGGTTTTGGATAGAGAGCTTGCCGAATTTATACCCGTATCAGGTTCGCAAAATGTGGAACGCCTCACGCCTGCTTTCAATGCGACTTACCGTTTGAAAGTTTTGTATGGCGAAGGTTGTGAAGCCTTTTCAAATGGACGCACCTTTGTAGCTATCACCACTTCTACCGACGAGGTGGCACAGTTGGGATTGCGTCTTTTCCCGAATCCTACTCAAGAAAAAATCGCGATTCAGGGCAATTTGAAGGAATGGGCAGCCACTTCTGCCGTAGAGGTGCGCCTCTATGATGCACAAGGTAAGTGCGTTTGGGCGGTTGAAAGGCAGATAGAAGGCGATAATTTGT